CATATTCGTTCCTCTGCCGGAGACCGGCCATCTCTTGTCAACGATCGAGTTTGGAAAGCGTCTACTCAATCTAGACCGTCGGATTTCTATGATTACAATCCTCTCCATGAATCTTCCTTACGCTCCTCACGCCGACGCTTCTCTTGCTTCGCTAACAGCCTCCGAGCCTGGTATCCGAATCATCAGTCTCCCGGAGATCCACGATCCACCTCCGATCAAGCTTCTTGACACTTCCTCCGAGACTTACATCCTCGATTTCATCCATAAAAACATACCTTGTCTCAGAAAAACCATCCAAGATTTagtctcatcatcatcatcttccggAGGTGGTAGTAGTCATGTCGCCGgcttgattcttgatttcttctgcGTTGGTTTGATCGACATCGGCCGTGAGGTAAACCTTCCTTCCTATATCTTCATGACTTCCAACTTTGGTTTCTTAGGGGTTCTACAGTATCTCCCGGAACGACAACGTTTGACTCCGTCGGAGTTCGATGAGAGCTCCGGCGAGGAAGAGTTACATATTCCGGCGTTTGTGAACCGTGTTCCCGCCAAGGTTCTGCCGCCAGGTGTGTTCGATAAACTCTCTTACGGGTCTCTGGTCAAAATCGGCGAGCGATTACATGAAGCCAAGGGTATTTTGGTTAATTCATTTACCCAAGTGGAGCCTTATGCTGCTGAACATTTTTCTCAAGGACGAGATTACCCTCACGTGTATCCTGTTGGGCCGGTTCTCAACTTAACGGGCCGTACAAATCCGGGTCTAGCTTCGGCCCAATATAAAGAGATGATGAAGTGGCTTGACGAGCAACCAGACTCGTCGGTTTTGTTCCTGTGTTTCGGGAGCATGGGAGTCTTCCCTGCACCTCAGATCACAGAGATTGCTCACGCGCTCGAGCTTATCGGGTGCAGGTTCATCTGGGCGATCCGTACGAACATGGCGGGAGATGGCGATCCTCAGGAGCCGCTTCCAGAAGGATTTGTCGATCGAACAATGGGCCGTGGAATTGTGTGTAGTTGGGCTCCACAAGTGGATATCTTGGCCCACAAGGCAACAGGTGGATTCGTTTCTCACTGCGGGTGGAATTCCGTCCAAGAGAGTCTATGGTACGGTGTACCTATTGCAACGTGGCCAATGTATGCGGAGCAACAACTGAACGCATTTGAGATGGTGAAGGAGTTGGGCTTAGCAGTGGAGATAAGGCTTGACTACGTGGCGGATGGTGATAGGGTTACTTTGGAGATCGTGTCAGCCGATGAAATAGCCACAGCCGTCCGATCATTGATGGATAGTGATAACCCCGTGAGAAAGAAGGTTATAGAAAAATCTTCAGTGGCGAGGAAAGCTGTTGGTGATGGTGGGTCTTCTACGGTGGCCACATGTAATTTTATCAAAGATATTCTTGGGGAtcacttttgagttttgaccaTTTCACTTTCAGAGCaagataattttgtaatttgtaataaaaataaacaaatgttaTCAATTTATTATGGACTAAATGTTAATCAACGCCATTTGTGCTTGAAGACCAAAATTCCAAAAGTCCCATACATAATACATTGCTGTGTAAATTTCTCGACAACCATTGCTGTGTAGTCTTTGAGTAAGCTCGATACAAGTGTAATGTAAAGTGATTTCTATCATCATCTAAGAAACAGACAATTTTGTAACTGAAAACCTTAATTACCAACCACATTCTAACACTCACATGACATAATTATTGTTAAAGTAAATGTCAATtacaaccaaatttttttatgttttcttaagtTCACGTATATCTCcattttttacattttgttgGCTTGATAAATACACATGCATCGTTTGGTGTTGATGGATGACcaatattttctcttattatcacaaaaaattaattgatttttttatggattttagaaattttcatttggtAAAGGACTGGTTTGCATTACAGAGAGCTCCATGAATCAAAGACTCACACGACACCACGACACCAACTAACACCACTTCCACATTTGTCTTACTCCAAACAAATCTCAAGCCGAAgtagaaaagaagagagatggtgaAGGAAACAGAGCTAATCTTCATTCCAGTTCCATCCACAGGTCATATTCTCGTCCATATTGAATTCGCCAAGCGTCTCATCAATCTCGACCATCGGATCCACACCATCACTATTCTCAACTTATCCTCACCCTCTTCTCCTCACGCCTCCGTCTTCGCCAGATCTCTCATCGCTTCCCAGCCCAAAATCCGTCTCCACGACCTTCCCCCTATCCAAGATCCTCCTCCATTCGATCTTTACCAAAGAGCTCCCGAAGCTTACATAGTAAAACTCATCAAGAAAAATACTCCTCTGATAAAAGACGCCGTCTCCAGCATCGTCGCGTCGCGTCGTGGAGGCTCAGATTCGGTTCAAGTCGCCGGTTTGGTTCTCGATTTATTCTGCAATTCATTGGTAAAAGATGTTGGCAACGAGCTTAATCTTCCTTCTTACATATACCTTACGTGTAACGCTAGATACTTGGGGATGATGAAATATATTCCGGATCGGCATCGGAAAATCGCATCTGAGTTCGATTTGAGCTCCGGCGATGAAGAATTGCCGGTTCCGGGATTCATAAACGCTATTCCGACGAAATTTATGCCGCCTGGATTGTTCAATAAGGAAGCTTACGAGGCTTACGTAGAGCTAGCGCCGAGATTCGCAGATGCGAAGGGTATTTTGGTTAATTCCTTCACGGAGCTTGAGCCGCACCCGTTTGACTATTTCTCTCACCTGGAGAAATTCCCTCCGGTTTACCCGGTCGGACCGATTCTCAGCTTGAAAGATCGAGCGAGTCCGAACGAAGAAGCAGTCGATCGGGATCAGATCGTTGGGTGGCTCGATGATCAGCCGGAGTCATCGGTGGTGTTCCTCTGTTTCGGGAGCAGAGGAAGCGTTGATGAGCCGCAAGTGAAGGAGATAGCTCGAGCTTTGGAACTCGTCGGCTGCAGATTTCTTTGGTCAATTAGAACAAGCGGCGACGTCGAGACGAATCCTAACGATGTGTTGCCGGAGGGGTTCATGGGCCGAGTAGCAGGCCGAGGTTTGGTATGTGGTTGGGCTCCACAAGTGGAAGTGTTGGCCCATAAAGCAATAGGAGGATTTGTGTCTCACTGTGGTTGGAACTCCACGCTTGAAAGCTTATGGTTCGGGGTTCCTGTCGCAACGTGGCCGATGTACGCAGAGCAACAGCTTAACGCCTTCACGCTGGTGAAAGAGCTTGGGCTTGCGGTGGACCTGCGGATGGATTACGTGTCGAGTCGTGGGGGTTTGGTGACTTGTGATGAGATAGCCAGAGCCGTACGATCTTTGATGGACGGTGgagatgagaagagaaaaaaggttaAGGAGATGGCTGATGCGGCAAGGAAGGCTTTGATGGATGGAGGATCGTCTTCTTTGGCAACTGCTCGATTCATCGCAGAATTGTTTGAAGATGGTTCGTCGTGCTAATGCAAATGTTGGTGCGATAATTCGTCATGCTTACTTAtttgataccaaaaaagaCACATGCtaagtttttaaaactaaagatttttcttttcactacTTAAACTTATATGTACAAGTGAAATACTGTACTTCAAGAAGCAAAAACTATGGCAGTCTTTATGGTATATGTTAGTCTGGAAGGTGCTATTTTTCAATCAGTGATTCAATTTCTTAGGAATTTTATTTAAGTTGATGTCTAAACTTAAACCGACTTTaaccaaatccaaaccaaCCTGAAATTGTACCCAAAAAAGTTAGAAGcgattgaaaacaaaacacgcACGAACGACGACGTTTATAATAGAACTAAACATCTCCGCCGATCAACTCGTCGAGAAATCGTTTAACCGCAACAAACGAAGATCCTCCGTCCATCAAAGCATTCCTCGCCGCTTCCGCCATCTCCTTCACTCTCTTCCTCGGCGTATCCTCACCGTCCATCAATGATCGTATGGCTCCCGCGATCTCCTCAGCTTTTACTATCTCTCCGTACGCCGAAACGTAGTCTAAACGCAGCTCCACGGCTAACCCTAACTCCTTCACCATCGAGAATGCGTTTAACTGTTGCTCAGCGTACATTGGCCACGTGGCGATCGGAACACCGAACCATAAGCTCTCCAGTACAGAGTTCCAACCGCAGTGAGACACGAATCCTCCGAGCGCTTTATGGGCCAGAACTTCTACTTGCGGGGCCCAATCACACACCAATCCCTTACTGGCCGTCCGATCGAGAAATCCCTCCGGCAACAGATCGTACGGGCTCGCTTTCTCCGTCGGATTTGTACGTATTGACCAAAGAAACCTGTGGCCGGTGAGTTCCAAGGCTTCAGCTATCTCTTCAATCTGCAGCTTGCCAATGATTCCGAGGCTTCCGAAGCAGATATACACAATTGACGACTCCGGCTGGTCCTCGAGCCATCTCATGATCCGATCCCGGTCCGATGCGTCCAGATTTGGAGACGGACGATCCTTCAAACTAAGAACCGGTCCGACCGGGTAAACCGGAGGATAGTTCTCATCAAGACGAGCGAAGTAATCAAATGCATTCTGCTCAAGACATGTGACTGAGTTTACCAAAATGCCCTTGGCTCCAGGGAACTTCTCTGCAATCTCGACCCAAGCCTCGTAGGACTCTCTCACGAATAGACCTGGAGGCAAAACCTTCGTCGGCACGGAGCAGACGTAGCCAGGAATTGGATGTTCTACGTTGCCGGAGCTTAAATCTAGCTCAGAAGTGGTTATGCGATGTCTCTCAGGGAGATACTTCATCATACTTAAAAACCCAGCGTTACACGTTAGGAAGATGTAAGAAGGAAGGTTAAGCTCGTTTGCCACTTCGATCATTggaacacaaaaaaaatcgataACCAAACCGACTACACGAACCGAACCGGATTCTTTACGTGAAGAAACTAGAGTGGAGAGAGCGTCTCTGACTAAAGGAACTGTTTTCTTGGTGGACTCAAGAATATAAGCTTCGGGAGCTTTAAAGAAGAGTTCCAATGGTGGAGGGTTTTGAACATCAGGCAACGCAAGGAGACGGATTCGAGGCTGTGAAGCAACGAGGGACTTAGCGAAAAGGTGGGCTTGAGGAGCGAGAGGTAAAGCCCAGTAGAGGATGGTGATGGTGTGGATGCGATCATCACGTTTGATGAGAGATTTAGCGAATTCAATGGAGACAAGAAGATGACCAGGGGATGGATATGTAACGAAGATGATCTCTGCTTCTGctttcatcgtcttcttctttcttctctctctattctTGTGTTTAATGCTTCCTTTATTGTTTTTGGGCTCTATATTGATATTTAAACAAATGAATGAGGGATGGCTTTACTACGCATGCACTGATACACGTTTTAGCCGCCGTCGGCCGTTCCATCATATTTAATTACACATTTTGCCAATAATTTGTTTAGACTCTCGAGTTTACTATTTACGCTATTCTTTAACGAAGTGTATGATGATAAAACCAAAGAGATAGGTCCAGCACGAGAGGGAAAAAGCTAACCACTTTTACtggaaaaagaaactaaaccCACTACTTTACCAACTCTTTTCAGTCTTTCACAGCTCACACACATCCTCCCAGGGGATAAAAATGTATACTAATATATGGCGAGACCCTACATACATATGCTAAATGATGAATGGGAAAAATGTTATTAGAATACCTAATTAGGCTAATTTTCACTAACTGTCCGAATAATATTAATTGATGGCCCACATAGTTTACTATCTATGGTCTTACAACTTAGTTGGCCATTGTTTTCACCAGATGTTTTCCTTTGTAAGaatggagtttttttttctcacagTAGACAGTTGCGGAAAAATCGTATCTCCTGTTGATTGATGTTTAGACTTAGTAATTTTATCTCGAAGGAGTGTTTATTAGTAGTTTTAAGGattagcaaaaaataaaataaaaaggctGTTTACCTGCAGAGCAAACGTGATGTCTGATTCGTCTACTCTCAGGCTAACTCTCTTTAGCTTATCCCTACGAGCTTGACCGACTTTTAATATCCCCTGAAGCAACAAACCTACTTTTGATCAAAAATCACTCTTTTGAAGAAGTCTTAACTATCATCAGTTAACAGATGAAGTATACCATAAGCTTCTCGCCATCAGAAAATAGTTAAAGAAGGCAATAATAGTTACCTGATCGTTTAGCACTGTACACATGTTAGTGAACTCTGTGATTCCAGCTGGAGAAATCATCCAAGATTTACAGATTTCTAGATATAACTTATTAAGCTGCAGTGGAAGTTGTGAGAAGGTAGATGAGTCATTTAGGAGGGAGATGAGTAATTTAGgacaattttttggtttgaactCAATGAAAGttatgggttttgttttctggacGAAAATTTACCTCTCCAACGGTTGCATCCTTTTTGCTCCCTCTGAAAGCCTTTGCAGCAGCACATATTATGATCTGTGAATTGTGTCAAGAGAAGTATGTGATGACTCCGGTTAGATTCTGTAAAATCACTCTTGCTTAACTATGGAAGTTTTAGAACATAAATGTAATTTTAACATGACTCGATGTGGATGCAACTTACTTGTTGGTGTTGAGGAAGAGACTGAATTGTCTCAACTACAGGAGATTTAAAAGTCTTAGATAATGCAGCAGCCATATGATCCATCCTCACCTGCAATATTGAGGACAATAAGACCAAGGTCTATAAGACTATAACCATCCTTGACCTTGATATTAGATTCgtatcaaagaaaaatatacaaatactACTAACCACTGAATCATCTGGAGTAGGACCTTGTGATTCTGGACCAGTTGATCCTCTTGTTTCTATTTCTAAGATTTCAAGAGCACTTCTGAAAATTTGAATAAGAGGAGAATGTAAGATTTCTGTTCGCTAATTGAGAGTCAGTATGACCATTAGTTAGATTAGCAACTACTACATTACGTATTGACGACATAAGAATCCCAAGCACTATCTTACTCACATTTCAAATAATAAGAACAAACTCTGTgaagaaaaacttgaaaatgttGAACTCACCTGCAGACACATAGTGCCTTTCTCATGTCACCTGATGCTGCAGCAACTTTCTGGCACAATGCAGATAAAGTAAACATCAATAATTGATGGGTAGATGAAAGTAAGATTGACTCATGACCGAGAGAAAATATTAGACTAGCAAGGATATGGAATCATGGATTCTTACTCTGGCACAGAGCTCCAAGGCTTTTGGTTGAAATGCAACATATGAAAGAACCTGTCAGAACCGAGAGCTTAAAAGTTAGTGAGACATATACagaaacaacataaaatattatttggtttataGATTTTCTGACACAAACAAGACACCCTAGCATGCAACAAGGTAGAATGTATTACCCTAAGCCTCTCCTGTAGTATCCTAAGGATCTGATCTTTAGAATAAGCACGGAATGTTATAACCATAGGTTTGCCTGCACAAGAAATAGTAGAAATAGCAGCTGAGGAGTCAACACTATGTTTTCAAAGTTGAGACTTTCAGTGCACATGCAAAACTATAACAAAGTTACACGGTTATGAAATTCTCACAATTAAGGGACTTCAATTTTGGAAGGAAACGATCTGCAAGGTCTATTGCATTTGCTACACCTGGAAATCAAAAACGACAGAGTAAGTCCCAATTGCATATGAACAGAGGAAATAAATGCATAAATCGTAGCTGAGACCGCAAAAGACAGTACCTATAAGTATACACCTTGAAAATGGCAAAGTTGTAAGCATGAAAAGATCATAAAGGACTCCTCGGTCTTTTGTGATTAAGTAATCCATCTCATCTGCAATTATTAACCTGGAAAAGAGTTTGAATTAAGATAACACTGCCTTGTTTCAGAAATATTGTTATGTAATCAAAGCACAACAACCGTACATCATTCTTGAGCTGGAagattcttgtttttgagaaaacaaattctgaAGATGTTGTAGAGGTGAAGAGTTGGTGTTAGCATTCTTGCCAGGCTTGATTTCACCAAGAatctaacaacaaaataagCCTATAAGCATCAATATTAAACTGAAATCAAGAACTCTAAGGTCTATAGTTATACCTTGCTGAAAATATCTGTTGTTTTACTCAGCGACGTGCAATTCACAGACAATGTATCCACTGGTGGCAAACCTGCCTGATAAAATGCACCAATGTTCAATCTTTCCGTCGATGACATTGCTTAGAAACTTACAAGTTATGGTATAACTACAAAAATCGATACCTGAGTTGACCAATCACCAACTTGTTGTACTACTTTCTCCATGGACAGTGATTTTCCAGTTCCAGGACAACCACATATGTATAAACTCCCAGCCTTTTGCTGATCTATGCAGCCTTTCACAAACTCGAAAATCCGAATTTGTTCGTCCTCACGGCAAAGAATTGTTGATGGTGCTTTGGACACGTGCAATGCCTCTTTCACAGCTCTCATTTGCTCTTCATCTATAGactgatatatatatcatcatcacataTGATTAACATAAGACAATTGAAGAATCTAATGGATCACGTTGGTTTACCTCTAGGACTCCACTTAGATTTAGTGCCTAAACAATCAGACACAGCCAAATTCACTGGATATCTCAGAATTTCATTAGAATCTTCCACAACTTCCTGCAAACAAATAACATCTGAGGATTGATACTTATTCGTTTCCCTAAAGAAACTTGATCCCACAATTGAACTTATGCACATCAACAATTTACCTTTTCTGACATTCCGGGATTGGGAACAGAACTTGGTAGATgagatttcaatttcttcgGCGTAGAGACTGAATTACCAGACACCGCCGCTGAATCCGatctcatctttctcttccGCGGAATCTCATATGCGGCAGATTCAAGGCTCTCGGATTTCACCGTCGTTCCGATGGCTACAATATGCTTGTAAGAAGACAAACTTGTCCCGGCGTTGGTAGGCATCGTTGTTAGGTCACACAAGGAAATCGGAAACGAAATTTGGCAGAGGAATTTACCCGTGCTTGCGAATCAATCTCTTGGTCGATACTACTTTGTGTAGGAgcgagaaagagatgaaatttGATAGTAGCGGGAAACGTGAATCGCGACATTTTCGTCTCCCGCCTTTGTTCTTCTGATGCCCTTTTGAACCTACCCAGTTTCGACTAATTTTTATTGGGCCGAATTGTGTAAATGGGCCAATTGTTCACGCTGaaatttgctttttgtttttgtttttgtgagaGTTGGATTTAAGATCCAAATACtagtaatataatttatagttttgtttatttgatattaattGAACAATAAAACGACGTgacgaccaaaaaaaaaaaagaacaataaaacGACGTGAAGAATCAGACAAACGACTCAAAGTGGTCTACCTCTTCGTCAACTTTTCTTTGGGCATAAAATTGTCCATATAAGTCCGCTGATATTATATCACAATATGCACCAAAATAGAATAtaatgtaaaacaaaacaaaaaagaattaaggctgaaagaagataagagagtAGCATTTTTGCCGTGTCGCTGCTTCTGCCAGTCTCCCTCTATCTATCTCACTCGCTCTCACCATTTGAAGATAATTTGGCCATAACATCCTATCGAGAGCCACTACGTAGACTTATATTTCGTTGTAATAAGCTCGTATGGTGTATATCCTTTTAATATTTCTTATTGGTTGATTGAAAGAGTTTCAAGTATAAACGCATTAGTTATTTCAGTTGACATTAATTAAGACAATTCACTATAGAAATTCGATTTAAACTAAATgtgaaaatttatataaacaattgaaaaaataccaaaaccTTCTTTATATATGTCTTATGTGGTTAACCAAAGAATTagtgttttaatatatataagactAGATCATAACCCGTGCTATACAGCACgggcattaatattttgtataaattaaattgtatactttgtttgaattacataagaaatagtatagtataaaaatgatgccataatatttttcaatgttttacTATTTACATATAATACTGCATTGGattgactttgtttaaaaatgttattgttataataaatacaacatatgtaattttaagtaaatgtgtaaaatttgtatagaagttattttggtaagaaacatgtttcctttgtattagaggatctaatttttggcctaacttagaattagtttttgtatagtattttggttatatttgtggACCTAATTGGGGCctatattagattatctttAATAGGGCTGACGAAAAAACGGACCCGATAACCAACCCAATACCCGAACCAAAAAATCGGGTTAGGGCgggttaaaattttaggaaatttcctTATTGGGTAGAGTTTTACTAAACCCGTGGATATCCGATTGGACCGGAAATTACCCGTTATCTAAAAAGAgtattcaaaaacccaaacattaatttaatatctaaaatattaattatatgatattattttatttgattttaaatatatagtaaactgcgagttgtatatgttttcttgatattatttatattgtttagtgtttaaaattatacacttgtattttgattgttaattttagagtttcacctgtagtataccatcttatattaatatcgatttaaacccgtcaattctaggattttccagcttgtattaaaaattgaatcacatcatacacataaaaaaatctaatatgttattaattattgttgtatataagattataaattcttaaaataatatgcatgaaattgaatataaatatttaaattatgacCCAGTACTTagtaataaattttcttaaatctatttttgacccgttataatattttttcatgtattgaacagtttatattcgtttttaaaagtttaaattatggcatatgcgaaaaaactctaattatttttttataacgatgatattattttttcgcaaaaatagaatcatataaagatgagaggtgaactataataattaataaaaaattaatatgataatttagatatcaaatctaatttgttgattttaattggttaattttttgaaaattaataatgtatttcgttttttaatgaaatttaattaattaaattagtatttgactttttaatttttaaagagatgaattaatttactctttaaattttatttctaatggcatacctatataattacttacaaaaaataaggttacatttaaaatgtacttcccaaataatatagtaggattatATATTATGATGAGTGCAATTTTTCGAAAACCCAAGCATGATAGTTATACATTTCCGTACTAAGTTGTCCGTCATCGTTCGCTTATTTGTGCATAGTTACTGTCGTCCTAACATGGTCGATCGttgaattatttttactattgtTTAAACGATAAAGTATGGTATACGATGGAAACAAATACGATACATTTGTTTAGCATTTGTGCCGACATTGTATTATGTAAGTGCAATCGATGAACAACTTTTTAGATGATATGTATATCAGTGCATGGctcattttatcattttccaTTTGTTTTACTTAACTCAAGATTTTGACATTTAGCATTTGAATCTAATGGTTGTCTCACAACATTCCATTGCTGATTGTCAATTCTCCAAAAGCTATTACTTTCGTTCGATAAATTATTCATACAATCTTATAAACACCCATGATGACCTAGCTTTtctaaaattgtattttttacCAAACATGAGAACCTTGAAATATCGGTTTTATTTCTTACAACTAaatcaggttcaaattgaGATTATGAATATCCTAATTAAATAAGACTAAGGGTCCACGATTTCAGGCCACCGGTCCAGAGGCTCTGGTCCGACTCTGAGAAAATTGTTTGGTCGGCTGATTGGAGAGTTTACGTATAGAGTAAACATGAtaaattcttattattttcagTCGGCAGCACAAAATCCTATGGctattttctaatttattatacTAGCTAACAAAGTcaaccacttttttttttaacagtcAACTAATATGTTTTACAAACGTATATATAGTTATGGACAATAAATGCTCTTTAacgtaacaaaaaaaaaagttttagtaatttaatttaggcacactaaataatataatgaCAACATCAATATATATGTGAGAAAATTAAGTTATGACTCGCCTAATTGCATCTATTTAACTACTTAAacagaagatcaagaaaaaacgaGCCAGAGAAATTTGCACGTGTAAACGTCAAAGGTTAAAAACGCTTCGTTCACTAGCATGTGGTGTGATTAAACCAGCATTTCACACGTGGGGGATCTGCGATTCTATAGCAAAGCAAAGATCAACGGGAATTCTGTAATTACACATGGGACTACTAGACAATTCCGTACATATCTATTGTTAAAGCATATTTAGTAAGCTAATGGAATTGTAATAAccagaaaatcaaacatgaTACAAGAGAAGCACATCGACAAGGACATGAACTAATTAAATACGCAGAGGAAACTGAAACTaacaaaagaacaataaaTATCAGCCGTTAATAAGATATCAGGAGTGGACGTTGCcgtcaatttcttcttcaccacctTCGCTCTCTTTAGACGCTGCTTTCCCTAATGACGCCAACTTCCGTCAACTTGGTCCTTACCGGTCACAAGTATCACCACTCTCCGGTCACTTCTCCTTCCTTCTCGACCGTCGCTTCCTTACCCTCTCCCTTCAATTGCTACgttccaacaaaaaatattttgttttcat
This sequence is a window from Arabidopsis thaliana chromosome 1 sequence. Protein-coding genes within it:
- the UGT71C4 gene encoding UDP-glucosyl transferase 71C4 (UDP-glucosyl transferase 71C4 (UGT71C4); FUNCTIONS IN: quercetin 3-O-glucosyltransferase activity, quercetin 7-O-glucosyltransferase activity, UDP-glucosyltransferase activity, transferase activity, transferring glycosyl groups; INVOLVED IN: metabolic process; LOCATED IN: cellular_component unknown; EXPRESSED IN: 22 plant structures; EXPRESSED DURING: 13 growth stages; CONTAINS InterPro DOMAIN/s: UDP-glucuronosyl/UDP-glucosyltransferase (InterPro:IPR002213); BEST Arabidopsis thaliana protein match is: UDP-glucosyl transferase 71C3 (TAIR:AT1G07260.1); Has 7587 Blast hits to 7548 proteins in 444 species: Archae - 0; Bacteria - 410; Metazoa - 2119; Fungi - 25; Plants - 4933; Viruses - 39; Other Eukaryotes - 61 (source: NCBI BLink).) produces the protein MVKETELIFIPVPSTGHILVHIEFAKRLINLDHRIHTITILNLSSPSSPHASVFARSLIASQPKIRLHDLPPIQDPPPFDLYQRAPEAYIVKLIKKNTPLIKDAVSSIVASRRGGSDSVQVAGLVLDLFCNSLVKDVGNELNLPSYIYLTCNARYLGMMKYIPDRHRKIASEFDLSSGDEELPVPGFINAIPTKFMPPGLFNKEAYEAYVELAPRFADAKGILVNSFTELEPHPFDYFSHLEKFPPVYPVGPILSLKDRASPNEEAVDRDQIVGWLDDQPESSVVFLCFGSRGSVDEPQVKEIARALELVGCRFLWSIRTSGDVETNPNDVLPEGFMGRVAGRGLVCGWAPQVEVLAHKAIGGFVSHCGWNSTLESLWFGVPVATWPMYAEQQLNAFTLVKELGLAVDLRMDYVSSRGGLVTCDEIARAVRSLMDGGDEKRKKVKEMADAARKALMDGGSSSLATARFIAELFEDGSSC
- the UGT71C5 gene encoding UDP-glucosyl transferase 71C5 (UDP-glucosyl transferase 71C5 (UGT71C5); FUNCTIONS IN: quercetin 3-O-glucosyltransferase activity, UDP-glycosyltransferase activity, transferase activity, transferring glycosyl groups; INVOLVED IN: metabolic process; LOCATED IN: cellular_component unknown; EXPRESSED IN: 22 plant structures; EXPRESSED DURING: 13 growth stages; CONTAINS InterPro DOMAIN/s: UDP-glucuronosyl/UDP-glucosyltransferase (InterPro:IPR002213); BEST Arabidopsis thaliana protein match is: UDP-glucosyl transferase 71C4 (TAIR:AT1G07250.1); Has 7681 Blast hits to 7623 proteins in 421 species: Archae - 0; Bacteria - 405; Metazoa - 2298; Fungi - 25; Plants - 4881; Viruses - 12; Other Eukaryotes - 60 (source: NCBI BLink).), which produces MKTAELIFVPLPETGHLLSTIEFGKRLLNLDRRISMITILSMNLPYAPHADASLASLTASEPGIRIISLPEIHDPPPIKLLDTSSETYILDFIHKNIPCLRKTIQDLVSSSSSSGGGSSHVAGLILDFFCVGLIDIGREVNLPSYIFMTSNFGFLGVLQYLPERQRLTPSEFDESSGEEELHIPAFVNRVPAKVLPPGVFDKLSYGSLVKIGERLHEAKGILVNSFTQVEPYAAEHFSQGRDYPHVYPVGPVLNLTGRTNPGLASAQYKEMMKWLDEQPDSSVLFLCFGSMGVFPAPQITEIAHALELIGCRFIWAIRTNMAGDGDPQEPLPEGFVDRTMGRGIVCSWAPQVDILAHKATGGFVSHCGWNSVQESLWYGVPIATWPMYAEQQLNAFEMVKELGLAVEIRLDYVADGDRVTLEIVSADEIATAVRSLMDSDNPVRKKVIEKSSVARKAVGDGGSSTVATCNFIKDILGDHF